A part of Thermotoga petrophila RKU-1 genomic DNA contains:
- a CDS encoding glucose-6-phosphate isomerase, translated as MSLKFDFSNLFEPNISGGLTDEDVKSVEEKVTSAVRNFVENTPDFAKLDRSWIDSVKSLEDWIINFDTVVVLGIGGSGLGNLALHYSLRPLNWNEMTREERNGYARVFVVDNVDPDLMSSVLDRIDPKTTLFNVISKSGSTAEVMATYSIARGILEAYGLDPREHMLITTDPEKGFLRKLVKEEGFRSLEVPPGVGGRFSVLTPVGLLSAMAEGIDIDELHEGAKDAFEKSMKENILENPAAMIALTHYLYLNKGKSISVMMAYSNRMIYLMDWYRQLWAESLGKRYNLKGEEVFTGQTPVKALGATDQHSQIQLYNEGPNDKVITFLRVENFDREIVIPETGRAELSYLARKKLSELLLAEQTGTEEALRENNRPNMRVTFDGLTPYNVGQFFAYYEAATAFMGYLLEINPFDQPGVELGKKITFALMGREGYTYEIKERSKKVIVE; from the coding sequence GATGAGGACGTAAAAAGCGTAGAGGAGAAAGTTACAAGTGCAGTTCGAAACTTCGTAGAAAACACTCCCGATTTTGCAAAGCTGGACAGAAGCTGGATCGATTCTGTTAAATCTCTCGAGGACTGGATAATAAACTTCGATACGGTCGTTGTGCTGGGAATTGGAGGTTCTGGACTTGGAAACCTGGCTCTTCACTACTCCCTCAGGCCTTTGAACTGGAATGAGATGACCAGAGAGGAAAGAAACGGGTACGCCAGAGTGTTTGTGGTGGACAACGTGGATCCAGATCTCATGAGCTCTGTTCTGGACAGAATCGATCCCAAAACAACTCTTTTCAACGTGATATCGAAATCCGGTTCCACCGCTGAAGTAATGGCGACCTATTCGATAGCACGTGGGATCCTCGAAGCTTATGGACTAGATCCAAGAGAACACATGCTCATCACAACAGACCCGGAAAAGGGCTTTTTGAGAAAACTCGTGAAAGAAGAAGGTTTCAGAAGTCTCGAAGTGCCTCCTGGAGTGGGAGGAAGGTTCAGCGTTCTCACACCTGTTGGCCTCCTCTCAGCCATGGCGGAAGGCATAGACATAGACGAACTGCACGAAGGTGCAAAGGATGCCTTCGAGAAGAGCATGAAAGAGAACATCCTTGAAAATCCAGCGGCAATGATAGCACTCACACACTACCTCTACTTGAACAAAGGAAAGTCCATTTCTGTGATGATGGCGTATTCGAACAGAATGATCTATCTTATGGACTGGTACAGACAGCTCTGGGCGGAAAGTCTTGGAAAAAGGTACAATCTCAAGGGAGAAGAGGTTTTCACCGGCCAAACTCCCGTGAAAGCGCTGGGTGCAACCGATCAGCACTCACAGATACAGCTTTACAACGAAGGGCCGAACGACAAGGTAATAACCTTCCTGAGAGTTGAAAACTTCGACAGAGAAATAGTGATCCCGGAAACCGGAAGAGCTGAACTCAGCTATCTTGCAAGGAAGAAGCTCTCCGAACTCCTACTCGCAGAGCAGACAGGAACAGAAGAAGCACTGCGAGAAAACAACAGACCGAACATGAGAGTGACATTTGACGGACTCACACCGTACAACGTAGGTCAGTTCTTCGCTTACTACGAGGCAGCCACCGCCTTCATGGGTTATCTTCTTGAGATCAATCCGTTCGATCAGCCCGGTGTGGAGCTCGGGAAGAAGATCACGTTCGCTCTCATGGGAAGAGAAGGTTACACTTACGAAATAAAGGAAAGGTCGAAGAAGGTGATTGTAGAATGA